In one Balaenoptera musculus isolate JJ_BM4_2016_0621 chromosome 2, mBalMus1.pri.v3, whole genome shotgun sequence genomic region, the following are encoded:
- the CALML4 gene encoding calmodulin-like protein 4 isoform X4, translating to MTCQLLGCYLVRSSKGGCRVLFAAHGGVLLQDVASNVSSPHAWSSFDSRRMAGECRQKAKTWMTCQLLGCYLVRTLTQPLRATTERTRSSRPSACSTLTQKQRVSTIQVQLLTTEGPVLIRTITCFHPGHQTCS from the exons ATGACCTGTCAACTACTTGGGTGTTATCTGGTCAG GAGCAGCAAAGGCGGCTGCCGAGTCCTGTTTGCTGCCCACGGCGGGGTGCTGCTCCAGGATGTTGCTTCGAATGT TAGCAGCCCCCACGCTTGGAGCTCATTTGACAGCAGACGGATGGCTGGAGAATGCAGACAGAAGGCAAAGACCTGGATGACCTGTCAACTACTTGGGTGTTATCTGGTCAG GACGCTAACTCAGCCCCTCCGAGCTACGACTGAACGTACCAGGAGCAGTCGACCCAGTGCCTGCAGCACGTTAACCCAGAAGCAACGAGTCAGCACCATCCAAGTTCAGCTGTTGACCACCGAAGGACCAGTACTGATCAGGACAATAACTTGTTTTCACCCTGGCCACCAGACCTGTTCCTAG
- the CALML4 gene encoding calmodulin-like protein 4 isoform X2, which translates to MTCQLLGCYLVRSSKGGCRVLFAAHGGVLLQDVASNVSSPHAWSSFDSRRMAGECRQKAKTWMTCQLLGCYLVSLSRGNLSGTWTTMVASPWAVSEKFPSPASLQSLLYSAQPGRVRILQLRFCGSRNGCEQPLSRTHLSLVRELCAVHMCGHTCWS; encoded by the exons ATGACCTGTCAACTACTTGGGTGTTATCTGGTCAG GAGCAGCAAAGGCGGCTGCCGAGTCCTGTTTGCTGCCCACGGCGGGGTGCTGCTCCAGGATGTTGCTTCGAATGT TAGCAGCCCCCACGCTTGGAGCTCATTTGACAGCAGACGGATGGCTGGAGAATGCAGACAGAAGGCAAAGACCTGGATGACCTGTCAACTACTTGGGTGTTATCTGGTCAG CCTGAGCAGAGGGAATCTGTCTGGGACCTGGACAACAATGGTGGCCTCGCCATGG GCTGTTAGCGAGAAGTTCCCgtctcctgcctccctccagtCTCTCCTCTACTCAGCCCAACCGGGAAGAGTGAGAATCCTCCAGCTGAGATTCTGTGGGTCTAGAAACGGGTGTGAACAG CCCCTTTCTAGGACCCACTTGTCCCTGGTTCGGGAGCTCTGTGCAGTGCACATGTGCGGCCATACGTGCTGGTCCTGA
- the CALML4 gene encoding calmodulin-like protein 4 isoform X1 → MAKFLSQDQINEYKECFSLYDKQQRGKIKATDLLMVMRCLGASPTPGEVQRHLQTQRIDRNGELDFSTFLTIMHMQIKQEDPEKEILLAMLMADKEKKGYIMASELRSKLMKLGEKLTHKEVKKHFKETDNVFQTENDVPSSGCGRRKDGTRMDDLFREADIEPNGKVKYDEFIHKITIPVQDY, encoded by the exons ATG GCCAAGTTTCTTTCCCAGGACCAAATTAATG AGTACAAGGAATGCTTCTCCCTGTACGACAAGCAGCAGCGGGGGAAGATTAAAGCCACTGACCTCCTGATGGTGATGAGGTGCCTGGGGGCCAGCCCGACGCCGGGGGAGGTGCAGCGGCACCTGCAGACTCAAAGGATAG ACAGAAATGGAGAGCTGGATTTCTCTACTTTCCTGACCATTATGCACATGCAAATAAAACAAGAGGACCCAGAGAAGGAAATTCTTTTGGCCATGTTGATGGCGGACAAGGAGAAGAAAGGCTACATCATGGCGTCTGAACTGCGGTCAAAACTCATGAAACTGGGAGAGAAGCTCACCCACAAAGAAG taaagaaacatttcaaagaaaCTGACAATGTCTTCCAGACAGAGAATGATGTCCCTTCCTCTGGCTGTGGGAGAAGGAAAGATGGTACTAGAA TGGATGATCTTTTCAGGGAAGCAGATATTGAACCTAATGGCAAAGTGAAGTATGACGAATTTATCCACAAGATCACCATTCCTGTGCAGGACTACTGA
- the CALML4 gene encoding calmodulin-like protein 4 isoform X3, producing the protein MAKFLSQDQINEYKECFSLYDKQQRGKIKATDLLMVMRCLGASPTPGEVQRHLQTQRIDRNGELDFSTFLTIMHMQIKQEDPEKEILLAMLMADKEKKGYIMASELRSKLMKLGEKLTHKEVDDLFREADIEPNGKVKYDEFIHKITIPVQDY; encoded by the exons ATG GCCAAGTTTCTTTCCCAGGACCAAATTAATG AGTACAAGGAATGCTTCTCCCTGTACGACAAGCAGCAGCGGGGGAAGATTAAAGCCACTGACCTCCTGATGGTGATGAGGTGCCTGGGGGCCAGCCCGACGCCGGGGGAGGTGCAGCGGCACCTGCAGACTCAAAGGATAG ACAGAAATGGAGAGCTGGATTTCTCTACTTTCCTGACCATTATGCACATGCAAATAAAACAAGAGGACCCAGAGAAGGAAATTCTTTTGGCCATGTTGATGGCGGACAAGGAGAAGAAAGGCTACATCATGGCGTCTGAACTGCGGTCAAAACTCATGAAACTGGGAGAGAAGCTCACCCACAAAGAAG TGGATGATCTTTTCAGGGAAGCAGATATTGAACCTAATGGCAAAGTGAAGTATGACGAATTTATCCACAAGATCACCATTCCTGTGCAGGACTACTGA
- the CLN6 gene encoding ceroid-lipofuscinosis neuronal protein 6 isoform X5, with amino-acid sequence MAYNIITPFLLLKLIERSPRTLPRSMIYVSIITFIMGASIHLVGDSVNHRLIFSGYQNHLSVRENPIIKNLKPETLIDSFELLYYYDEYLGHSMWYIPFFLILFMYFSGCFTPTKAESSMPGAALLLVVPSGLYYWSSKGGCRVLFAAHGGVLLQDVASNVQDPLSSKSLMSLSLSLGSSFGLKAGPLQGMQACGSAAQQLASQLRSQGNSREHRDVREEGREMESCEASGGGHPLVCGALWRLSLMNGGRQEPGESIEHPEGVAELSLPLLWGKMKLDGGRGSRDCGLAAALEAEKGHRH; translated from the exons CTCATCGAGCGGTCCCCACGCACCCTGCCGCGCTCCATGATCTACGTCAGCATCATCACCTTCATCATGGGCGCCAGCATCCACCTGGTGGGTGACTCTGTAAACCACCGCCTGATCTTCAGCGGCTACCAGAACCACCTGTCAGTCCGTGAGAACCCCATCATCAAGAATCTCAAGCCGGAGACGCTG ATCGACTCCTTTGAGCTGCTCTACTACTACGACGAGTACCTGGGCCACTCCATGTG GTACATCCCcttcttcctcatcctcttcATGTACTTCAGCGGCTGCTTCACTCCCACCAAAGCTGAGAGCTCAATGCCAGGGGCAGCCCTGCTCCTGGTGGTGCCCAGTGGCCTGTACTACTG GAGCAGCAAAGGCGGCTGCCGAGTCCTGTTTGCTGCCCACGGCGGGGTGCTGCTCCAGGATGTTGCTTCGAATGTGCAAGATCCCCTATCCAGCAAAtcactgatgtctctgtcactgtctctggGCTCTTCCTTTGGTCTCAAGGCTGGGCCACTACAAGGCATGCAGGCCTGCGGGAGTGCAGCCCAACAATTGGCGAGCCAGCTGAGAAGCCAAGGAAACTCCCGGGAGCACCGAGATGTCAGGGAAGAAGGACGGGAAATGGAAAGTTGTGAGGCATCCGGGGGTGGCCATCCACTCGTGTGCGGGGCCCTGTGGCGTCTGTCCTTGATGAATGGGGGCCGCCAAGAGCCGGGTGAATCCATAGAGCACCCCGAGGGTGTCGCAGAGCTGTCGCTGCCATTACTGTGGGGAAAAATGAAGCTAGACGGTGGAAGGGGTAGCCGTGACTGTGGGCTGGCTGCTGCTTTGGAGGCTGAGAAAGGCCACAGACACTGA